The Athene noctua chromosome 15, bAthNoc1.hap1.1, whole genome shotgun sequence genome contains a region encoding:
- the COQ7 gene encoding NADPH-dependent 3-demethoxyubiquinone 3-hydroxylase, mitochondrial isoform X4 — translation MGRGARTAARARLTPPGAAQAARPHGWQRPERGLGGGRARVTFVSPAGLRGRWPLPAGGVSLRPCSTRATLEGINKPVIDRIIRVDHAGEYGANRIYAGQMAVLGRSSLGPIIQQMWNQEKDHLKKFNELMVAYRVRPTVLLPFWNVAGFVLGAGSALLGKKGAMACTVAIEESISDHYNSQIRTLMEEDPEKYKELLQAPAYSVLKTAIQLGCKAAIFLSERI, via the exons ATGGGCCGCGGGGCTCGCaccgccgcccgggcccgcctCACGCCGCCTGGTGCCGCTCAGGCCGCCCGGCCCCACGGGTGGCAGCGCCCGGAGAGGGGGCTGGGCGGCGGCAGAGCTCGCGTCACCTTTGTCTCTCCGGCAGGTCTCCGGGGGAGGTGGCCTTTGCCCGCCGGAGGGGTTTCCCTCAGGCCTTGCAGCACGCGGGCGACGCTTGAGGGCATCAACAAGCCCGTCATAGACCGCATCATCCGGGTGGACCATGCGGGGGAGTACGGGGCAAACCGCATTTATGCGGGGCAAATGGCCGTCTTGGGTAGATCAAGTCTGGGGCCGATTATCCAG CAAATGTGGAATCAAGAAAAAGACCACCTGAAAAAGTTTAATGAACTAATGGTTGCATACAGAGTTCGACCTACTGTTCTATTGCCTTTTTGGAATGTAGCAGGTTTTGTTTTAG GGGCTGGAAGTGCTTTACTTGGAAAGAAAGGTGCAATGGCTTGCACAGTGGCAATAGAGGAGAGTATATCGGATCACTACAATAGCCAGATCCGAACTCTTATGGAAGAAGACCCAGAAAAGTACAAAGAACTATTGCAG GCACCAGCATATTCAGTTTTGAAGACAGCTATACAACTTGGATGCAAAGCTGCaatatttttatcagaaagaaTTTAG
- the COQ7 gene encoding NADPH-dependent 3-demethoxyubiquinone 3-hydroxylase, mitochondrial isoform X2 — protein sequence MAAAAAAVGPAVRRSLGQRRPLPCGAGRGSGLRGRWPLPAGGVSLRPCSTRATLEGINKPVIDRIIRVDHAGEYGANRIYAGQMAVLGRSSLGPIIQQMWNQEKDHLKKFNELMVAYRVRPTVLLPFWNVAGFVLGAGSALLGKKGAMACTVAIEESISDHYNSQIRTLMEEDPEKYKELLQIIKQFRDDEREHHDIGLEHDAEMAPAYSVLKTAIQLGCKAAIFLSERI from the exons atggcggcggcggccgctgccgTGGGTCCGGCTGTGCGGCGCTCGCTGGGGCAGCGCCGGCCCCTCCCCTGCGGGGCGGGTAGGGGCTCGG GTCTCCGGGGGAGGTGGCCTTTGCCCGCCGGAGGGGTTTCCCTCAGGCCTTGCAGCACGCGGGCGACGCTTGAGGGCATCAACAAGCCCGTCATAGACCGCATCATCCGGGTGGACCATGCGGGGGAGTACGGGGCAAACCGCATTTATGCGGGGCAAATGGCCGTCTTGGGTAGATCAAGTCTGGGGCCGATTATCCAG CAAATGTGGAATCAAGAAAAAGACCACCTGAAAAAGTTTAATGAACTAATGGTTGCATACAGAGTTCGACCTACTGTTCTATTGCCTTTTTGGAATGTAGCAGGTTTTGTTTTAG GGGCTGGAAGTGCTTTACTTGGAAAGAAAGGTGCAATGGCTTGCACAGTGGCAATAGAGGAGAGTATATCGGATCACTACAATAGCCAGATCCGAACTCTTATGGAAGAAGACCCAGAAAAGTACAAAGAACTATTGCAG ATCATAAAGCAATTTCGAGATGATGAACGGGAGCACCATGACATTGGGCTTGAGCACGATGCAGAAATG GCACCAGCATATTCAGTTTTGAAGACAGCTATACAACTTGGATGCAAAGCTGCaatatttttatcagaaagaaTTTAG
- the COQ7 gene encoding NADPH-dependent 3-demethoxyubiquinone 3-hydroxylase, mitochondrial isoform X3 — protein sequence MAAAAAAVGPAVRRSLGQRRPLPCGAGLRGRWPLPAGGVSLRPCSTRATLEGINKPVIDRIIRVDHAGEYGANRIYAGQMAVLGRSSLGPIIQQMWNQEKDHLKKFNELMVAYRVRPTVLLPFWNVAGFVLGAGSALLGKKGAMACTVAIEESISDHYNSQIRTLMEEDPEKYKELLQIIKQFRDDEREHHDIGLEHDAEMAPAYSVLKTAIQLGCKAAIFLSERI from the exons atggcggcggcggccgctgccgTGGGTCCGGCTGTGCGGCGCTCGCTGGGGCAGCGCCGGCCCCTCCCCTGCGGGGCGG GTCTCCGGGGGAGGTGGCCTTTGCCCGCCGGAGGGGTTTCCCTCAGGCCTTGCAGCACGCGGGCGACGCTTGAGGGCATCAACAAGCCCGTCATAGACCGCATCATCCGGGTGGACCATGCGGGGGAGTACGGGGCAAACCGCATTTATGCGGGGCAAATGGCCGTCTTGGGTAGATCAAGTCTGGGGCCGATTATCCAG CAAATGTGGAATCAAGAAAAAGACCACCTGAAAAAGTTTAATGAACTAATGGTTGCATACAGAGTTCGACCTACTGTTCTATTGCCTTTTTGGAATGTAGCAGGTTTTGTTTTAG GGGCTGGAAGTGCTTTACTTGGAAAGAAAGGTGCAATGGCTTGCACAGTGGCAATAGAGGAGAGTATATCGGATCACTACAATAGCCAGATCCGAACTCTTATGGAAGAAGACCCAGAAAAGTACAAAGAACTATTGCAG ATCATAAAGCAATTTCGAGATGATGAACGGGAGCACCATGACATTGGGCTTGAGCACGATGCAGAAATG GCACCAGCATATTCAGTTTTGAAGACAGCTATACAACTTGGATGCAAAGCTGCaatatttttatcagaaagaaTTTAG
- the COQ7 gene encoding NADPH-dependent 3-demethoxyubiquinone 3-hydroxylase, mitochondrial isoform X1, with the protein MGRGARTAARARLTPPGAAQAARPHGWQRPERGLGGGRARVTFVSPAGLRGRWPLPAGGVSLRPCSTRATLEGINKPVIDRIIRVDHAGEYGANRIYAGQMAVLGRSSLGPIIQQMWNQEKDHLKKFNELMVAYRVRPTVLLPFWNVAGFVLGAGSALLGKKGAMACTVAIEESISDHYNSQIRTLMEEDPEKYKELLQIIKQFRDDEREHHDIGLEHDAEMAPAYSVLKTAIQLGCKAAIFLSERI; encoded by the exons ATGGGCCGCGGGGCTCGCaccgccgcccgggcccgcctCACGCCGCCTGGTGCCGCTCAGGCCGCCCGGCCCCACGGGTGGCAGCGCCCGGAGAGGGGGCTGGGCGGCGGCAGAGCTCGCGTCACCTTTGTCTCTCCGGCAGGTCTCCGGGGGAGGTGGCCTTTGCCCGCCGGAGGGGTTTCCCTCAGGCCTTGCAGCACGCGGGCGACGCTTGAGGGCATCAACAAGCCCGTCATAGACCGCATCATCCGGGTGGACCATGCGGGGGAGTACGGGGCAAACCGCATTTATGCGGGGCAAATGGCCGTCTTGGGTAGATCAAGTCTGGGGCCGATTATCCAG CAAATGTGGAATCAAGAAAAAGACCACCTGAAAAAGTTTAATGAACTAATGGTTGCATACAGAGTTCGACCTACTGTTCTATTGCCTTTTTGGAATGTAGCAGGTTTTGTTTTAG GGGCTGGAAGTGCTTTACTTGGAAAGAAAGGTGCAATGGCTTGCACAGTGGCAATAGAGGAGAGTATATCGGATCACTACAATAGCCAGATCCGAACTCTTATGGAAGAAGACCCAGAAAAGTACAAAGAACTATTGCAG ATCATAAAGCAATTTCGAGATGATGAACGGGAGCACCATGACATTGGGCTTGAGCACGATGCAGAAATG GCACCAGCATATTCAGTTTTGAAGACAGCTATACAACTTGGATGCAAAGCTGCaatatttttatcagaaagaaTTTAG